A window of Dyella terrae contains these coding sequences:
- the kdpC gene encoding potassium-transporting ATPase subunit KdpC produces MGKLIRQSIMMLVLLSIVTGIAYPLAVTGAAQLLFPRLANGSLVMEHGKAVGSSLIGQSFTEPKYFWGRPSATAPMANNGASSSGSNQGPSNPALTEAIQQRIDALRAVDPGNAAPVPVDLVTASGSGLDPDISPAAAQYQIARVARVRGMTEANVQAMVDRATSGRQFGVLGEPRVNVLALNMALDGR; encoded by the coding sequence ATGGGCAAGCTCATTCGACAATCCATCATGATGCTAGTGCTGCTGAGCATCGTCACTGGCATCGCCTATCCGCTCGCCGTCACCGGTGCGGCCCAGCTGCTGTTCCCCCGCCTGGCCAATGGCAGTTTGGTGATGGAGCACGGCAAAGCGGTCGGCTCGTCGCTGATCGGGCAATCCTTCACCGAGCCGAAGTACTTCTGGGGACGGCCGTCAGCCACCGCGCCGATGGCCAACAACGGTGCATCGTCATCCGGCTCCAACCAGGGCCCGAGCAATCCCGCCCTGACGGAGGCTATCCAGCAGCGTATCGACGCGTTGCGCGCAGTCGATCCGGGCAATGCGGCGCCGGTGCCGGTGGATCTGGTGACCGCGTCGGGAAGTGGCCTGGATCCGGACATTTCGCCCGCTGCCGCGCAGTATCAGATCGCCAGGGTCGCGCGCGTCCGGGGCATGACGGAGGCCAACGTGCAGGCCATGGTGGATCGCGCGACAAGTGGCCGTCAGTTTGGCGTACTGGGTGAGCCGCGCGTCAACGTGCTGGCGCTGAATATGGCGCTGGACGGCCGATAA